One genomic region from Bactrocera tryoni isolate S06 chromosome 3, CSIRO_BtryS06_freeze2, whole genome shotgun sequence encodes:
- the LOC120770715 gene encoding uncharacterized protein LOC120770715, whose protein sequence is MDVKNGAAQLDELFDVMKSYRRNWLIAENERRRGLLSRRITTPEPTTSKRRATSPVEPRETMRPRSEKDGQWQKVLPKKAWKILTIEGTENKNPKEGRQQGRNTVSNQRAKSRPKRQSEAVIIKPAEGNSYAEVLKNISSKVNLREAEVKIKGIRKTRAGALLLELEKGQFTKASFCEALKTTLRESASQYKKKERGTWLEESSSTAAIWLPPGSNAITIDKGNGNGFVWAKCDFFTVISCYLTPSDSIQEFQEKLDNIEDTARSIEGQLIIAGDINSNAVEWGMPNTDSRGKRILEMAARLSLIVLNTGNATTFRRPGCEETTPDITLSSERLAGSIKKWKVLEDYTGSDHQYISFTIDAGTNGNQRPKP, encoded by the exons ATGGATGTCAAGAACGGAGCGGCACAGCTGGACGAACTCTTTGATGTAATGAAGAGTTACCGCAGAAACTGGCTAATCGCAGAAAACGAGAGAAGACGCGGACTCCTAAGCAGACGGATCACGACCCCAGAGCCAACAACCTCGAAGCGGCGGGCGACAAGCCCAGTGGAGCCTCGAGAAACAATGCGACCAAGAAGCGAAAAGGACGGCCAATGGCAGAAAGTCTTGCCCAAAAAAGCATGGAAGATACTCACAATCGAAGGAACGGAAAACAAAAACCCAAAAGAGGGAAGACAACAAGGGAGGAATACCGTCTCAAACCAGAGAGCAAAAAGCAGGCCCAAACGACAATCGGAGGCCGTAATCATTAAGCCAGCAGAAGGAAATAGCTACGCCGAGGTCCTCAAGAATATCAGTAGCAAAGTAAATCTAAGAGAAGCAGAGGTGAAAATCAAAGGGATCCGCAAAACAAGAGCCGGCGCTTTACTACTGGAGCTGGAGAAGGGACAATTCACAAAAGCCAGTTTCTGCGAGGCACTCAAGACGACCCTCCGAGAATCCGCAA GCCAGTacaaaaagaaagagagaggtaCCTGGCTGGAAGAAAGCAGCTCGACCGCCGCTATATGGCTACCACCAGGAAGTAATGCCATCACTATAGACAAAGGGAACGGCAATGGTTTCGTCTGGGCCAAATGCGACTTTTTTACAGTAATTAGCTGCTACTTGACGCCAAGCGATAGCATACAAGAATTCCAAGAAAAGCTCGACAACATTGAGGACACAGCCAGGTCTATAGAAGGTCAACTAATTATCGCCGGTGACATAAATTCCAACGCCGTAGAGTGGGGTATGCCAAATACGGACTCGAGGGGAAAGCGCATTCTAGAAATGGCTGCGCGCCTTAGTCTAATAGTGCTCAACACGGGAAATGCAACCACGTTTAGAAGACCGGGATGTGAGGAAACTACACCAGACATTACTCTATCATCAGAACGCTTGGCAGGTTCAATAAAGAAATGGAAAGTCCTGGAGGACTACACTGGTAGCGATCACCAGTACATTTCCTTCACCATCGATGCTGGAACAAACGGTAACCA ACGACCAAAACCCTAA